A segment of the Thermus hydrothermalis genome:
CCGAGGCGCTCAGGGAGGGCGAGCTTTTCCGGCCTCGAGGCCGCCGCTACCACCTTTAGGCCCAAGGCCCTTGCCACCTGCACCGCCGCCGTGCCCAAGGCCCCCGCCGCCGCCTGGACCAGGACGCTTTCCCCGGGCTCCACCCCCGCCCGCTTTAGGGCCAGGTAGGCGGTGAGGAAGGAGACGGGGTAGGCTGCGGCCTCCTCTGGGGAAAGCCCATCGGGCACGGGCAAAAGGGCCGCCTCCGGCACCGCCACCCGCTCCGCCAGGCCCCCTTGGCCCACCAAGGCGGCGTAGCGCCCCTTCCCCACCCGCCCCACCACCTCCATCCCCGGGATGAAGGGTGGGTGGAGCCGGGTGAGGTAGGCTCCAAGCCGCAAGAGGTGGTCGGCGAAGTTCAGGCCCACCGCCTCCACCTGGAGGACCACCTCCCCGGGCCCCGGCTTGGGGTCTTCCACCTCCTTAAGGACCAAAGGGGCCCCTAGTTTCTCCTGCACCCAGGCTTGCATGGGGGTAGTTTAACCTGGCTTGGTATTCTTTAGCTGGATGACGGAGAAGAACCTCGCCCGCTTTTACCAAATCGCCCAAGAGATCTGGAGCCAGCTCCCGCCCTCGGCCCGTTTCCGGCCCCTGGAGGACGGGAAGATCCTTTCCCGAAATGCCTCCCTCATGGAGGGCTGGACGGAGGACCTGGTCCAAGGCTTTTACGACACCCTCTTCGGCCACCCCGCCACCCGGAGGGTCTTCCGCGAAGGGGAGAGGCCCGCCCGGGAGAAGACCCTAAGGGACTGGTACCTGCGCACCCTCAGGGGTCCCTTTAATGGCCAGTACTTCGCCTGGCAGGCCTTGGTGGGGCTTGTTCACGTGCGCCGGGGTGTGACCAACGCCATGATGGCCGCCATGTGGAACTGGCTGGTGGAGGAAGTGGGGCGAAGGGCCCGGGAGCACCTCCCCCTGGAGGAGGCCCGGGCCTTGGAGGACGCCTGGCGCCGCTTGGCCTTCACCGTCATGGCCCTCATCGCCGAGGAGTACCTGGAGGCCTACCTCGAGGCCCTGGCCCTCGCCAAGGGCCAAGACCCCCGGGCCTTTATAGAAGAGGCCCAGGAGGCCGCGGCCCGGCTTTTGGAAAGGCTTAAGCCCGCCTAGCCCTTCACCGACCCGGCCAAAAGCCCCCGCAGGAAGTACCGGCCCAGGAAGATGTAGACGAGCAGCGTGGGCAAGGCGGCCAGGATGGCCCCG
Coding sequences within it:
- a CDS encoding zinc-binding dehydrogenase, giving the protein MQAWVQEKLGAPLVLKEVEDPKPGPGEVVLQVEAVGLNFADHLLRLGAYLTRLHPPFIPGMEVVGRVGKGRYAALVGQGGLAERVAVPEAALLPVPDGLSPEEAAAYPVSFLTAYLALKRAGVEPGESVLVQAAAGALGTAAVQVARALGLKVVAAASRPEKLALPERLGADLAATYEELPERVKALGGVDLVLEVRGKAIEESLALLKPQGRLVYIGAAEGEVVPIPPLRLMRKNLAVLGFWLAPLMGERALVEEALGFLLPRLGKELKPVVGRVFPFAEAEAAFQALLDRGHTGKIVVRL
- a CDS encoding protoglobin domain-containing protein, whose product is MTEKNLARFYQIAQEIWSQLPPSARFRPLEDGKILSRNASLMEGWTEDLVQGFYDTLFGHPATRRVFREGERPAREKTLRDWYLRTLRGPFNGQYFAWQALVGLVHVRRGVTNAMMAAMWNWLVEEVGRRAREHLPLEEARALEDAWRRLAFTVMALIAEEYLEAYLEALALAKGQDPRAFIEEAQEAAARLLERLKPA